From a region of the Nocardioides ginsengisegetis genome:
- the fabG gene encoding 3-oxoacyl-ACP reductase FabG, giving the protein MSQSTPDNTDTVQAAAPRSVLVTGGNRGIGRAIAEAFIANGDQVAVTTRNGGAPEGALDVRCDITDAAAVEAAFAEIEAAHGPVEVLVANAGITADTLILRMSEDDWSSVIDTNLTGSFRLAKRAAKGMLRLRRGRIIFISSVVGLLGSAGQVNYAASKAGLVGMARSLARELGSRSITTNVVAPGFIETDMTAVLTDDQKSAIKTQVPLGRYGSTAEIASAVTWLASDGAAYVTGAVIPVDGGLGMGH; this is encoded by the coding sequence GTGAGCCAGAGCACCCCGGACAACACCGACACCGTCCAGGCGGCAGCGCCGCGCTCGGTCCTCGTGACCGGCGGCAACCGCGGAATCGGTCGCGCCATCGCCGAGGCGTTCATCGCCAACGGCGACCAGGTCGCGGTCACCACGCGCAACGGCGGGGCTCCCGAGGGCGCCCTCGACGTCCGCTGCGACATCACCGATGCGGCCGCCGTCGAGGCCGCCTTCGCCGAGATCGAGGCCGCGCACGGCCCGGTCGAGGTGCTCGTCGCCAACGCCGGCATCACCGCCGACACCCTCATCCTGCGGATGTCCGAGGACGACTGGTCCTCGGTCATCGACACCAACCTGACCGGCTCCTTCCGGCTGGCCAAGCGTGCCGCCAAGGGCATGCTGCGGCTCCGCCGCGGCCGGATCATCTTCATCTCCTCGGTCGTCGGTCTCCTCGGCTCGGCCGGGCAGGTCAACTACGCCGCGTCCAAGGCCGGGCTGGTCGGCATGGCCCGCTCGCTGGCCCGCGAGCTCGGCTCCCGCTCGATCACCACCAACGTGGTGGCCCCGGGCTTCATCGAGACCGACATGACGGCGGTCCTCACCGACGACCAGAAGTCCGCCATCAAGACCCAGGTGCCGCTCGGCCGCTACGGGTCGACCGCCGAGATCGCCTCAGCGGTCACCTGGCTGGCCAGCGACGGCGCGGCGTACGTCACGGGGGCCGTGATCCCCGTCGACGGCGGCCTCGGCATGGGCCACTAG
- the moaA gene encoding GTP 3',8-cyclase MoaA: protein MTRALEDRYGRVATDLRVSLTDRCNLRCSYCMPAEGLDWLPDETVLSDDEVVRLVRIAVERLGVREVRFTGGEPLVRRGLVDIVRRTHELGVETSLTTNALGLSRTAQALADAGLDRINVSLDTIRPETFLEITRRDRFDDVVAGLEAAQAAGLGPIKINAVLLRGVNDTEAPELLRWCLDRGYELRFIEQMPLDAQHGWSREAMVTADEIFERLESAFVLTPASEPRGSAPAELFMVDGGPGTVGVIASVTRPFCGDCDRVRLTADGQVRNCLFARQESDLRLAMRSGASDEELADRWVVAMAGKLPGHGIDDPTFLQPDRPMSAIGG, encoded by the coding sequence ATGACACGTGCGCTCGAGGACCGCTACGGCCGTGTGGCGACGGATCTGCGCGTGTCGCTGACCGACCGTTGCAACCTGCGCTGCTCCTACTGCATGCCGGCCGAGGGACTCGACTGGCTGCCCGACGAGACCGTGCTCTCCGACGACGAGGTCGTCCGCCTCGTGCGCATCGCGGTGGAGCGTCTCGGGGTGCGCGAGGTGCGCTTCACCGGCGGCGAGCCCCTCGTACGCCGTGGGCTGGTCGACATCGTCCGCCGCACCCACGAGCTGGGCGTCGAGACGTCGCTGACCACCAACGCGCTCGGGCTCTCGCGCACCGCCCAGGCCCTGGCCGACGCGGGCCTGGACCGGATCAACGTCAGCCTCGACACGATCCGTCCCGAGACGTTCCTCGAGATCACCCGCCGCGATCGGTTCGACGACGTGGTCGCGGGCCTCGAGGCGGCGCAGGCCGCCGGCCTCGGCCCGATCAAGATCAACGCCGTGCTGCTGCGCGGCGTCAACGACACCGAGGCGCCCGAGCTGCTCCGCTGGTGCCTGGACCGCGGCTACGAGCTCCGCTTCATCGAGCAGATGCCGCTCGACGCCCAGCACGGCTGGAGCCGCGAGGCCATGGTCACCGCCGACGAGATCTTCGAGCGGCTCGAGTCCGCCTTCGTGCTCACCCCGGCCAGCGAGCCGCGGGGGAGTGCGCCCGCCGAGCTGTTCATGGTCGACGGCGGGCCCGGCACGGTCGGGGTCATCGCCTCGGTCACGCGGCCCTTCTGCGGTGACTGCGACCGGGTCCGGTTGACCGCGGACGGCCAGGTCCGCAACTGCCTCTTCGCCCGGCAGGAGTCCGACCTGCGCCTGGCCATGCGCTCGGGTGCGAGCGACGAGGAGCTGGCCGACCGCTGGGTCGTGGCGATGGCGGGCAAGCTGCCCGGGCACGGCATCGACGACCCGACGTTCCTCCAGCCCGACCGCCCGATGTCCGCGATCGGCGGCTGA
- a CDS encoding enoyl-CoA hydratase/isomerase family protein, with amino-acid sequence MTPDAIAAAGLRLHQSGAVATITLDRPDVRNAQTPAMWRALAAIGAALPEETRVVVLRGEGHSFSAGLDRAMLAPGAAAEGVETVADLLAMDDADISSTIDAYQQGFTFLHDPRFVSIAAVQGYAIGAGFQLALACDLRVVTSDAQFCMKEAALGLVPDLAGTKPLVDSVGYARALEICATARMVDAAEAVEIGLAQAVVAAEELDTTVEHLVAALTAPMAGAVSETKALLQAASGRDLDEQRRFEREAQVRRFRELARLQGGDGGS; translated from the coding sequence ATGACACCTGACGCGATCGCGGCCGCCGGCCTCCGTCTCCACCAGTCCGGGGCGGTCGCCACGATCACGCTGGACCGTCCCGACGTCCGCAACGCGCAGACCCCGGCGATGTGGCGGGCCCTGGCGGCGATCGGCGCGGCGCTGCCCGAGGAGACCCGGGTCGTGGTGCTGCGCGGCGAGGGGCACTCGTTCTCCGCGGGCCTGGACCGCGCCATGCTCGCGCCCGGCGCCGCCGCCGAGGGCGTCGAGACCGTCGCCGACCTGCTCGCGATGGACGACGCGGACATCTCGTCCACGATCGACGCCTACCAGCAGGGCTTCACCTTCCTCCACGACCCGCGGTTCGTCTCGATCGCCGCGGTGCAGGGCTATGCGATCGGCGCTGGTTTCCAGCTCGCGCTCGCCTGCGACCTGCGCGTGGTCACCAGCGACGCGCAGTTCTGCATGAAGGAGGCCGCGCTCGGGCTGGTGCCCGACCTCGCGGGAACAAAGCCGCTCGTCGACAGCGTTGGCTATGCCAGGGCGCTGGAGATCTGTGCCACTGCGCGGATGGTCGACGCGGCCGAGGCCGTCGAGATCGGGCTCGCGCAGGCCGTGGTCGCCGCCGAGGAGCTCGACACCACCGTCGAGCACCTGGTCGCCGCCCTGACCGCCCCGATGGCCGGGGCGGTGTCGGAGACCAAGGCGCTGCTGCAGGCGGCGTCGGGGCGCGACCTGGACGAGCAGCGCCGCTTCGAGCGCGAGGCCCAGGTCCGCCGGTTCCGCGAGCTGGCCCGGCTGCAGGGCGGAGATGGAGGCAGCTGA
- a CDS encoding ABC transporter ATP-binding protein: MSMMGMGPAFRAMRTDRSAVDQRLARGTVRRVFRYAGPHRTLIALFLVFTVVDAGLVVVSPLLVKRIVDHGILGGDGRLVTILALAMAGVALADALLSVVVGYLSSRIGEGLIYDLRVQVFAHVQRQSLAFFTRTQTGALVSRLNNDVIGAQRAFTSTLSGTVSNAISVVVVGIAMIALSWQVTLLCLLLFPVLFLSSRWVGNRLAGLTREQMDGNADMGNAMTERFNVGGAMLLKLFGRRDDEDVKFASKAGRVRDLGVQISLIQRVFVAAMLAVPALATALVYGVGGHLALDGTLTVGTLLALATLLVRLLGPLQGLSNVRIDVMTALVSFERVFEVLDLPSLIQEKPDAVALPPTASRLEFDHVAFTYPRADEISLASLEGVARKESRDSGQVLADISFVAEPGQMIALVGPSGAGKTTVTHLVARLYDAERGVVRVGGQDVRDVTLQSLEDAVGYVTQDAHMFHDTIRANLLYARPEAGDQEIWDALEAAQIAPLVRGLPDGLDTVVGDRGYRLSGGERQRLAIARLLLKAPAIVVLDEATAHLDSESEAAVQRALDAALEGRTSLVIAHRLSTVRNADRILVLDGGKISQAGTHAELLASGGLYADLYRTQFIQDAPAEAL, from the coding sequence ATGTCGATGATGGGCATGGGCCCGGCCTTCCGGGCGATGCGCACCGACCGCAGCGCCGTCGACCAGCGCCTGGCGCGCGGCACCGTCCGTCGCGTCTTCCGCTACGCCGGTCCGCACCGGACGCTGATCGCGCTGTTCCTCGTCTTCACCGTCGTCGACGCCGGACTGGTCGTGGTCTCGCCGCTGCTGGTCAAGCGCATCGTCGACCACGGCATCCTCGGCGGCGACGGCCGTCTCGTCACGATCCTGGCGCTGGCGATGGCCGGTGTGGCGCTCGCCGACGCCCTGCTGAGCGTCGTCGTGGGCTACCTGTCGTCGCGGATCGGGGAGGGCCTGATCTACGACCTGCGGGTGCAGGTCTTCGCCCACGTGCAACGCCAGTCGCTCGCGTTCTTCACCCGCACCCAGACCGGCGCGCTGGTCTCGCGCCTCAACAACGACGTGATCGGTGCCCAGCGGGCGTTCACCTCCACCCTGTCCGGCACCGTCTCCAACGCCATCTCGGTCGTGGTCGTGGGCATCGCGATGATCGCGCTGAGCTGGCAGGTCACCCTGCTGTGCCTGCTGCTGTTCCCCGTGCTGTTCCTGTCCTCGCGCTGGGTGGGCAACCGGCTCGCCGGCCTCACGCGCGAGCAGATGGACGGCAACGCCGACATGGGCAACGCGATGACCGAGCGCTTCAACGTGGGTGGCGCGATGCTGCTCAAGCTCTTCGGCCGCCGCGACGACGAGGACGTGAAGTTCGCCTCGAAGGCCGGGCGGGTCCGCGACCTCGGCGTCCAGATCTCCCTGATCCAGCGGGTGTTCGTGGCCGCGATGCTGGCTGTGCCGGCGCTCGCGACCGCGTTGGTGTACGGCGTCGGCGGCCACCTCGCTCTCGACGGCACCCTCACCGTCGGCACCCTGCTGGCCCTCGCCACGCTGCTGGTCCGCCTCCTCGGCCCGCTCCAGGGGCTCTCCAACGTCCGGATCGACGTGATGACCGCACTGGTCAGCTTCGAGCGGGTCTTCGAGGTGCTCGACCTGCCTTCCCTCATCCAGGAGAAGCCCGACGCCGTCGCCCTGCCGCCGACCGCCTCGCGCCTGGAGTTCGACCACGTCGCCTTCACCTACCCCCGCGCCGACGAGATCTCGCTCGCCTCGCTCGAGGGCGTGGCCCGCAAGGAGTCCCGCGACAGCGGCCAGGTGCTCGCCGACATCTCCTTCGTCGCCGAGCCGGGCCAGATGATCGCGCTGGTCGGGCCCTCGGGCGCCGGCAAGACGACGGTGACCCACCTCGTCGCCCGCCTGTACGACGCCGAGCGCGGCGTCGTGCGGGTCGGCGGGCAGGACGTCCGCGACGTCACGCTGCAGTCTCTCGAGGACGCGGTCGGCTACGTCACCCAGGACGCCCACATGTTCCACGACACGATCCGCGCCAACCTGCTGTATGCCCGACCCGAGGCCGGCGACCAGGAGATCTGGGACGCGCTCGAGGCCGCCCAGATCGCCCCGCTGGTGCGTGGGCTGCCCGACGGCCTCGACACGGTCGTCGGTGACCGCGGCTACCGGCTGTCCGGTGGCGAGCGCCAGCGGCTCGCGATCGCCCGGCTGCTGCTCAAGGCCCCGGCGATCGTCGTACTGGACGAGGCGACGGCGCACCTCGACAGCGAGTCGGAGGCCGCCGTCCAGCGGGCGCTCGACGCCGCGCTCGAGGGGCGCACGTCACTGGTCATCGCGCACCGGCTCTCGACCGTGCGCAACGCCGACCGGATCCTGGTCCTCGACGGCGGCAAGATCAGCCAGGCCGGCACCCACGCCGAGCTCCTCGCCTCCGGTGGCCTGTACGCCGACCTCTACCGGACGCAGTTCATCCAGGACGCGCCGGCCGAGGCGCTGTAG
- the fabI gene encoding enoyl-ACP reductase FabI: MGILDGKRILVAGVTMDSSIGFATAKVAQEQGATVLISNFGRALGITKRIAKRLPTEPPVLELDVTDPEHLERLPELVREHVDGLDGVVHSIAYGNPETLLGGKFLQGPWDDVAQAVQVSAYSLKSLATACQPLMGSGGSVVGLTFDATVAWPAYDWMGVAKAALESTSRYLARDLGPHGIRCNLVSAGPLKTLAAKAIPGFEELDSMWAERSPLGWDNTDQTPTARAVCALLSDFFPATTGEIVHVDGGFHAMGA, translated from the coding sequence ATGGGCATTCTCGACGGCAAGCGGATCCTGGTCGCCGGCGTCACGATGGACTCCTCCATCGGATTTGCCACGGCGAAGGTGGCGCAGGAGCAGGGCGCGACCGTGCTCATCTCCAACTTCGGCCGGGCGCTCGGCATCACCAAGCGGATCGCCAAGCGGCTGCCGACCGAACCGCCGGTGCTCGAGCTCGACGTGACCGACCCCGAGCACCTCGAGCGCCTGCCCGAGCTGGTGCGCGAGCACGTGGACGGCCTGGACGGCGTCGTGCACTCCATCGCCTACGGCAACCCCGAGACCCTGCTCGGCGGGAAGTTCCTGCAGGGTCCCTGGGACGACGTCGCCCAGGCCGTCCAGGTCTCGGCGTACTCCCTGAAGTCGCTCGCGACCGCCTGCCAGCCGCTGATGGGCAGTGGCGGTTCGGTCGTGGGCCTGACCTTCGACGCGACCGTGGCCTGGCCCGCCTACGACTGGATGGGCGTAGCCAAGGCCGCCCTCGAGTCGACCTCCCGCTACCTGGCCCGCGACCTCGGCCCGCACGGCATCCGCTGCAACCTGGTCTCGGCCGGTCCGCTCAAGACGCTCGCGGCCAAGGCGATCCCGGGCTTCGAGGAGCTCGACTCCATGTGGGCCGAGCGCTCGCCGCTCGGCTGGGACAACACCGACCAGACGCCGACGGCACGGGCCGTGTGCGCGCTGCTGTCGGACTTCTTCCCGGCGACGACGGGCGAGATCGTGCACGTCGACGGCGGCTTCCACGCGATGGGGGCCTGA
- a CDS encoding SURF1 family cytochrome oxidase biogenesis protein gives MRSFLFLVSRRWLSFAVAVVLIAWACWWLGEWQFHRLEDRKASNAIVERNESLPPAPVASVLRPGSGVSDRDEWRLVTATGTYDTDHTVVLRYATRDGQSGVDVVVPLVTASGTALLVDRGWTPSDNRGGDTSTLPAPPSGQVTVTGWVRVDATGDSAAVTDLSTRAISSVEIGKAIDTPVYGGFVDLKSEDPPAADTLEPTELPELDNGPHFFYGLQWWFFGVLAVFGFFYLLYDERRALLRGETSAAAEAMAERKQKKAAKQAQKQKVRAAYQRAYAAEREAKAGED, from the coding sequence GTGCGATCGTTCCTGTTCCTGGTCAGCCGACGGTGGCTGTCGTTCGCGGTCGCCGTCGTCCTGATCGCCTGGGCGTGCTGGTGGCTCGGCGAGTGGCAGTTCCACCGCCTCGAGGACCGCAAGGCCAGCAACGCGATCGTCGAGCGCAACGAGTCCCTGCCGCCCGCGCCCGTGGCTTCAGTCCTGCGCCCCGGCTCCGGCGTGTCGGACCGCGACGAGTGGCGTCTGGTCACTGCCACCGGGACCTACGACACCGACCACACCGTCGTGCTCCGCTACGCCACGCGGGACGGGCAGTCCGGCGTCGACGTGGTCGTCCCCCTCGTCACGGCTTCGGGTACCGCCCTGCTGGTCGACCGCGGCTGGACCCCGTCGGACAACCGCGGCGGCGACACCTCGACGCTGCCCGCCCCACCGTCGGGGCAGGTCACCGTGACCGGCTGGGTGCGGGTGGACGCGACGGGCGACAGCGCGGCCGTCACCGACCTGTCGACCCGGGCGATCTCGAGCGTCGAGATCGGCAAGGCGATCGACACGCCCGTCTACGGCGGCTTCGTCGACCTGAAGTCCGAGGACCCGCCGGCCGCCGACACCCTCGAGCCCACCGAGCTCCCCGAGCTCGACAACGGCCCGCACTTCTTCTACGGCCTGCAGTGGTGGTTCTTCGGCGTCCTCGCCGTCTTCGGCTTCTTCTACCTCCTCTACGACGAGCGCCGCGCCCTGCTCCGCGGCGAGACGTCGGCCGCTGCCGAAGCGATGGCCGAGCGGAAGCAGAAGAAGGCGGCGAAGCAGGCCCAGAAGCAGAAGGTGCGGGCCGCCTACCAGCGGGCGTACGCCGCCGAGCGGGAGGCCAAGGCCGGGGAGGACTGA
- a CDS encoding ABC-F family ATP-binding cassette domain-containing protein codes for MITAHQLEVRAGARLLMENVSFRVAAGDKVGLVGRNGAGKTTLTKILAGEALPAAGNVQATGEVGYLPQDPRIGDPEVLARDRILSARGLDDVVRRLRAAETDMASGDPDVAEKAMRQYSRADAELHAGGGYAAESEAAQIANSLGIEERILGQQLKTLSGGQRRRVELARILFSGADTLLLDEPTNHLDADSIVWLREFLKSHKGGLIVISHDNDLLETTVNKVLHLDANRGVIDVYNMGWKAYLTQRETDERRRKRERANAESKAKTLTDQANKMRAKASKATAAQSMLKRAEKMMSGLEGERAADKVAKIKFPSPAACGKTPLTASELSKSYGSLEVFTDVDLAIDKGSRVVILGLNGAGKTTMLRILAGVDKPDTGEVIPGHGLKLGYYAQEHETLDTNRTVLENMQSAAPQLTDTEARSVLGSFLFSGDDAQKPAGVLSGGEKTRLALASLVVSSANVLLLDEPTNNLDPASREEVLAAIRTYEGAIILVTHDEGAVRALEPDRVLLLPDGDEDLWSDDYADLVSLA; via the coding sequence ATGATCACCGCCCACCAGCTCGAAGTCCGTGCCGGCGCGCGGCTCCTCATGGAGAACGTCAGCTTCCGGGTCGCCGCCGGCGACAAGGTCGGTCTGGTGGGCCGCAACGGCGCCGGCAAGACCACCCTCACCAAGATCCTCGCGGGGGAGGCGCTGCCCGCTGCGGGCAACGTCCAGGCGACCGGCGAGGTCGGCTATCTCCCTCAGGATCCCCGCATCGGCGACCCCGAGGTCCTCGCCCGCGACCGGATCCTGTCCGCGCGCGGTCTCGACGACGTCGTACGACGCCTCCGGGCCGCCGAGACCGACATGGCCAGCGGTGACCCCGACGTGGCGGAGAAGGCCATGCGGCAGTACTCCCGCGCCGACGCCGAGCTGCACGCCGGTGGTGGCTACGCGGCCGAGTCGGAGGCCGCCCAGATCGCCAACAGCCTCGGCATCGAGGAGCGGATCCTCGGCCAGCAGCTCAAGACCCTGTCCGGCGGCCAGCGCCGCCGCGTGGAGCTCGCGCGCATCCTGTTCTCGGGCGCGGACACGCTGCTCCTCGACGAGCCGACCAACCACCTCGACGCCGACTCGATCGTGTGGCTGCGGGAGTTCCTGAAGTCTCACAAGGGCGGGCTGATCGTGATCAGCCACGACAACGACCTGCTCGAGACCACGGTCAACAAGGTGCTGCACCTCGACGCCAACCGCGGCGTCATCGACGTCTACAACATGGGCTGGAAGGCCTACCTCACCCAGCGCGAGACCGACGAGCGTCGCCGCAAGCGCGAGCGTGCCAACGCCGAGAGCAAGGCCAAGACGCTCACCGACCAGGCCAACAAGATGCGGGCCAAGGCCAGCAAGGCCACGGCGGCCCAGTCGATGCTCAAGCGCGCCGAGAAGATGATGTCCGGGCTCGAGGGCGAGCGCGCGGCCGACAAGGTCGCGAAGATCAAGTTCCCCTCGCCGGCCGCCTGCGGCAAGACCCCGCTCACCGCGAGCGAGCTGTCGAAGTCCTACGGCTCGCTCGAGGTCTTCACCGACGTGGACCTGGCCATCGACAAGGGCAGCCGCGTGGTCATCCTCGGGCTCAACGGTGCCGGCAAGACCACGATGCTGCGCATCCTCGCGGGCGTCGACAAGCCGGACACCGGCGAGGTGATCCCGGGGCACGGGCTCAAGCTGGGCTACTACGCCCAGGAGCACGAGACCCTCGACACCAACCGCACCGTGCTGGAGAACATGCAGAGCGCCGCTCCGCAGCTCACCGACACCGAGGCGCGCAGCGTGCTCGGGTCGTTCCTCTTCTCCGGGGACGACGCCCAGAAGCCGGCCGGCGTGCTGTCCGGTGGCGAGAAGACCCGCCTCGCGCTCGCGTCGCTGGTCGTCTCCAGCGCCAACGTGCTGCTGCTCGACGAGCCCACCAACAACCTCGACCCCGCCTCCCGCGAGGAGGTGCTCGCGGCGATCCGCACCTACGAGGGCGCGATCATCCTGGTGACGCACGACGAGGGCGCCGTACGCGCCCTGGAGCCGGACCGCGTGCTGCTCCTGCCGGACGGGGACGAGGACCTGTGGAGCGACGACTACGCCGACCTGGTGTCCCTGGCCTGA
- the ypfJ gene encoding KPN_02809 family neutral zinc metallopeptidase codes for MRFNPKARLDTQRMGDAGRGRGGRAGGGGASIPIPGGVRAGGGIGGVIIVILYLVLTQCLDNGGGGTTSGLDSSRFTGADTGRYTSCKTGEDANKSADCARVAVENSLYDYWSSTLPDQAGTDFTAEAGIETFTDAIDTGCGNATSDVGPFYCPNDQYIYLDTSFYKAVLQKQLNGPSGDFVEPYVIAHEYGHHIQNLLGTMSRVKTQQGPKSDSVRLELQADCYAGMWAKNATSTDNADGVALIESLSDQDIQDAIAAATAVGDDRIQEEVNGRVNPEQWTHGSAASRVKWFMTGYQQGSLKACDTFATNDL; via the coding sequence ATGCGCTTCAACCCCAAGGCCCGCCTGGACACCCAGCGCATGGGCGACGCCGGCCGCGGCCGGGGTGGCCGAGCGGGCGGGGGCGGCGCCAGCATCCCGATTCCGGGTGGCGTGCGCGCCGGCGGCGGGATCGGCGGCGTGATCATCGTCATCCTCTACCTCGTCCTGACGCAGTGCCTCGACAACGGCGGCGGCGGCACGACCAGCGGCCTCGACAGCAGCCGCTTCACCGGCGCCGACACCGGCCGCTACACCTCCTGCAAGACCGGTGAGGACGCCAACAAGTCCGCCGACTGCGCCCGGGTCGCCGTCGAGAACTCCCTCTACGACTACTGGTCCAGCACCCTGCCCGACCAGGCCGGCACCGACTTCACCGCCGAGGCGGGCATCGAGACCTTCACCGACGCGATCGACACCGGCTGCGGCAACGCGACCTCGGACGTCGGGCCGTTCTACTGCCCCAACGACCAGTACATCTACCTCGACACCAGCTTCTACAAGGCCGTGCTCCAGAAGCAGCTCAACGGTCCGAGCGGCGACTTCGTGGAGCCCTACGTGATCGCCCACGAGTACGGCCACCACATCCAGAACCTCCTCGGCACCATGAGCCGGGTCAAGACCCAGCAGGGCCCCAAGTCCGACTCGGTGCGCCTGGAGCTGCAGGCCGACTGCTACGCCGGCATGTGGGCCAAGAACGCCACGTCCACCGACAACGCCGACGGCGTGGCGCTGATCGAGTCGCTCAGCGACCAGGACATCCAGGACGCCATCGCCGCGGCCACCGCGGTCGGCGACGACCGGATCCAGGAGGAGGTCAACGGCCGGGTCAACCCCGAGCAGTGGACCCACGGGTCGGCGGCGTCGAGGGTGAAGTGGTTCATGACCGGCTACCAGCAGGGCTCGCTCAAGGCCTGCGACACGTTCGCCACCAACGACCTCTAG
- a CDS encoding phosphotransferase: MSSHSDETTDEVPDLGAPPQRLTVDVETVRRLVAEQFPQWSQRPVAPVSKPGWDNRTFHLGDDLLVRLPSAAEYALAVEKEHRWLPELGERLPLPVPVPLGLGRPGAGYPFPWSVYGWLPGEAADRAATIDPSGIAEDVVGFLGALRRIDATDGPQPGVHNWFRGATLRTFDSYARGSLAKLDGHIDVDLATAAWDDALAARWDGVDVWFHGDMAPGNLLLDGGRLTAVIDFGTCGVGDPSCDLAIAWTLLTRQGRRLLRERLDIDEPTWSRGRGWALWKTLSNLANAVEDGDEPEEREARRVVEAILEDYRDAH, encoded by the coding sequence GTGAGCTCGCACAGTGATGAGACGACCGACGAGGTGCCGGACCTCGGAGCACCGCCACAGCGGCTGACCGTCGACGTCGAGACCGTCCGCCGGCTGGTCGCGGAGCAGTTCCCGCAGTGGTCGCAGCGGCCCGTCGCACCGGTCAGCAAGCCCGGTTGGGACAACCGCACGTTCCACCTCGGTGACGACCTGCTCGTCCGACTGCCCAGCGCTGCGGAGTACGCGCTCGCGGTCGAGAAGGAGCACCGCTGGCTCCCCGAGCTGGGGGAGCGGCTACCCCTCCCGGTCCCGGTCCCGCTCGGCCTGGGACGGCCGGGTGCCGGATATCCCTTCCCGTGGTCGGTCTACGGATGGCTCCCCGGCGAGGCCGCCGACCGGGCGGCGACGATCGACCCGTCCGGCATCGCCGAGGACGTGGTCGGCTTCCTCGGGGCACTCCGGCGCATCGACGCGACGGACGGCCCCCAGCCCGGCGTCCACAACTGGTTCCGCGGCGCGACCCTGCGGACGTTCGACTCGTACGCCCGGGGTTCGCTCGCGAAGCTCGACGGCCACATTGACGTCGACCTGGCCACGGCCGCCTGGGACGACGCCCTGGCGGCCCGGTGGGACGGGGTGGACGTCTGGTTCCACGGCGACATGGCACCCGGGAACCTCCTGCTCGACGGGGGCAGGCTCACCGCGGTGATCGACTTCGGCACCTGCGGGGTCGGGGATCCCTCCTGCGACCTCGCCATCGCGTGGACCCTCCTGACCCGCCAGGGCAGGCGGCTCCTGCGCGAACGCCTCGACATCGACGAACCCACCTGGTCGCGGGGCCGTGGGTGGGCTCTCTGGAAGACGTTGAGCAACCTCGCCAACGCTGTCGAGGACGGGGACGAGCCCGAGGAGCGCGAGGCGCGGCGGGTCGTCGAGGCGATCCTGGAGGACTACCGCGACGCGCACTGA
- a CDS encoding DUF3099 domain-containing protein has product MARTHSHSRRAREAEPVRITTAATNRADDIAARQKRYLLSMGIRTVCFVGAVVAALAHLEWLWPILIAGALILPYVAVVMANNSGSGSDGFELLDADFGRAQLPPGTDSGRHSGDDGI; this is encoded by the coding sequence ATGGCCCGGACCCACAGCCACAGCCGCAGGGCGCGCGAGGCAGAGCCGGTCCGCATCACGACGGCAGCCACCAACCGCGCCGACGACATCGCCGCGCGCCAGAAGCGCTACCTGCTGTCCATGGGCATCCGGACGGTCTGCTTCGTGGGGGCCGTCGTCGCCGCCCTGGCGCACCTGGAGTGGCTGTGGCCGATCCTGATCGCCGGCGCGCTGATCCTGCCGTACGTCGCCGTGGTGATGGCCAACAATTCCGGTTCCGGATCCGACGGGTTCGAGCTGCTGGACGCCGATTTCGGCCGTGCCCAGCTGCCTCCGGGCACGGATTCGGGACGCCACTCCGGCGACGACGGTATTTGA
- a CDS encoding dodecin, which yields MSNRTYRVSEIVGTSPDGIDQAIRNAIERASKTLRHVDWFEMTQVRGQVKDGAVEHFQVGLKVGFRLEDD from the coding sequence ATGAGCAACCGCACCTACCGCGTCAGCGAGATCGTCGGCACGTCGCCCGACGGCATCGACCAGGCGATCCGCAACGCCATCGAGCGCGCCAGCAAGACGCTGCGCCACGTCGACTGGTTCGAGATGACCCAGGTCCGCGGTCAGGTCAAGGACGGCGCCGTCGAGCACTTCCAGGTCGGCCTCAAGGTCGGCTTCCGCCTCGAGGACGACTGA
- a CDS encoding cupin domain-containing protein yields the protein MSSLNIATPNEVRPFRAHGHMDVVTLDDFTLGMGTFEPGWRWSEDVKPIAGTESCQVRHTGICVSGQMVIRMDDGTESTIGPGDVVLIEPGHDAWVVGDEACVLYDTGVAAYAKA from the coding sequence GTGTCATCACTGAACATCGCCACACCCAACGAGGTCCGGCCGTTCCGGGCCCACGGTCACATGGACGTCGTCACGCTCGACGACTTCACCCTCGGCATGGGCACCTTCGAGCCCGGCTGGCGCTGGTCGGAGGACGTCAAGCCGATCGCCGGGACCGAGTCCTGCCAGGTCCGCCACACCGGCATCTGCGTGTCGGGCCAGATGGTGATCCGCATGGACGACGGCACCGAGAGCACCATCGGCCCCGGCGACGTCGTGCTCATCGAACCCGGCCACGACGCCTGGGTCGTGGGCGACGAGGCCTGCGTGCTCTACGACACCGGCGTCGCGGCGTACGCCAAGGCGTAG